The genomic DNA CGTAGATTTGTCATTGTCAAGATAGTATTCTTTCTGTCCAAGACTTAGTCCACCCTGATAGATAAGAAGAATATTCATCTTTGCATTCTTCTCGTCAGCTTCAAAGGAATAATCCATTGGCACACCATAGCCAAAGCTTGCATACTTCAACTGAAGCGCACGAAGGGCAGAAAGTGTTTTTGCCCCCTCCATCTCGTTGAGCAGAGGTTTAACAGGGCTAATCCCCTCCTTATTACGACGCACAGAGTCCATGGCGAGCTTATAAAAGTCGCTCAACTTTCTCTCTATTGACCCCTCCTTACCTGGTTTCTTAAGCAAATCGGTAAGGATGGTATTGATACGTTTGTTATTATTCTCCTGCAATTGGTCGAATGAACCAAAGCGAGAGAATGCACCAGGAAGTGGATTCAGTTTCTGCCATCCTCCAGTAGCAAACGTAAAGAAGTCGTCAGCTGGACGCACCGACTTGTCGAGATTTTCAGCCTTGATACCTGCCTGCCCCTGTGCCATACCAGTAAGGGGAGCAGATGCAAGGAGCATCATTGGTAAAAGTGTTTTGATACGCATAGTAAATATGTTTTATATAATTCAGAATTTAAAATTCATAATTATGATTAGCGAGTTGGAAAAGCTCAATGCTCAACGTTTAAAGTTCAAATCTTACTCTCACAGAATGCACAGATCAACAGATTTAACAGAGCCACAGAGACCTAAAGGTCATTGATATCACAGATTTTTTATGCTGACAGGTCTCTAAAATCTGTGTCATCCAAGACCGTCAGGTCTCTGTGCATTACAGTAGCGAAAAAGGAAATCTGTTCCATCTGTTCGTCTGTGATATCTGTGAGAAAATGAATATAAGCCATGAAAGTTAAAAGTAAAAAAGTAAAACCGTTAACGCTCAAACTTCAAACTTCAAACTTCAAACCTCAAAGTTCCAAGTTCAAAGTTTCAAGCTCTTCCGAGCGTACGAGCCATCTGTCGTTCTCTTCATCAAGTTCACGCTGGAGGTTGGTATATTCTGTCACGAGTTCCATATTCGAAGCATTCTCGGGAGCCATCAGAAGCTCATCGAGTTCGCTCTTACGTGCCTCCAGCTTTGCTATCTTAGCTTCAGATTCGTCCACAGCACGTTGAGCCTTACGAATCTTCTTTTGTTGTTCTTTGCGTTCAGCGTAAGATAAAGTCCCCCCAGAAGCCTCCCCCGACCCCTCCGAAAGGAGGGGAGAAGCATTTCTGCTATCAGAAGACTCCATAGCTGCTTTTCTGCTATTACTTGATTTAGATGATGTCAGCGAGAGGTTCTCTGCACTCTCCCCCTTTTGGGGGAGCTGGAGGGGGCTTCTAAGCCAGTCATAGATACCACCCAAATGCTCTTTTACCTTACCACCACCGAATTCATATACCTTGCTTACCAATCCATCTAAGAACTCTCGGTCGTGGCTCACGATGATAGCCGTACCATCAAAGGCTTTGATAGCTTCCTTCAACACCTCTTTTGAAGCGATGTCAAGATGGTTGGTTGGCTCATCGAGAATAAGAAGGTTGACAGGTTCAAGTAAGAGTTTAATCATAGCCAAACGTGAACGCTCCCCACCTGAAAGCACCTTAACATACTTCTCCGATGTCTCTCCACCGAACATGAAAGCACCGAGTAGGTCATTAATTCTCAAACGCATATCTCCTGTGGCCACCCTGTCGATGGTCTCGTAGATAGTAAGATTCTCATCGAGTAGCTGTGCTTGGTTCTGTGCAAAGTAACCTATCTGAACATTATGACCTATCTTTAGCGTACCATCAAAGGGAATCTCGCCCATGATACACTTCACGAAGGTTGACTTACCTTCACCATTCTTACCGACAAAAGCCACCTTCTCACCACGTTTGATAATCAAGTCGACACCCTCAAACACCGTCTGTCCAGGTCCATCACTATGCAATCTGCTTGGATAAGTCTTGCCCAATCCCTCTGCAATAACTGGGTAATCTCCACTTCGCAAACAGGGAGGGAACTTCAGACGCATAGCTGAATTGTCAATCTCATCAACCTCTATCGGTACAATCTTCTCCAATTGTCGGATACGTTGTTGTACTTGTACGGCTTTGGTGGCTTGATAACGGAAACGCTCAATGAAAGCCTTTGTGTCAGCAATCTCTTTCTGTTGATTTTCATACGCACGGAGCTGTTGTTCACGACGTTCTTTCCGAAGAACCAAATACTCATCATACTTCACACGATAATCCTCTACGTGTCCACAGGTAATCTCCAACGTTCGATTCGTCACGTTATTGACAAACGCACGGTCGTGGCTCACAAGCACGACAGCCTTGGCACTCTGTGAGAGGAATTGCTCAAGCCATTGAATTGACTCAATATCAAGGTGGTTCGTTGGCTCATCAAGCAAGAGCACATCGGGCTTCCGAAGAAGAATCTTTGCCAATTCAATACGCATACGCCATCCGCCAGAGAACTCACGTGTAGGGCGATCAAAGTCATCACGACTGAAACCAAGACCCGTCAGCGTACGCTCAATCTCGGCCTCATAATTCTCGCCTCCCATCATCATATATCGTTCGTGTTCAGTGGTGAAGCGTTCCACTAACTCAGCGTATCCCTCACTCTCATAGTCAGTTCGCTCAGCCATCTCCTGTTCCATCTTCTTGAGTTTCTCCTCAATCTTCGTCTTGTCAGCGAAAGCCTTACGCGTCTCCTCCTTCACGGTCGTATCGTCAGAAAGTTTCATCACCTGTGACAGGTAACCTATTGTCGTGTCATTCGGTACAGAAACAACGCCGCTCGTAGGCTTCTGCATTCCGCAGAGAATCTTCAGCATCGTTGACTTCCCTGCTCCATTCTTCCCCACAAGTGCTATTCTATCTCGTTCATTGATGACGAATGAAACATCCTTAAACAATGGCTTTACGCCAAATTCCACCGTCAGTCCGTCTATTGATATCATTTCTATTTCTCTTTCCTAAATATTCTTTGCAAAGATAGTATTTTATTTTTGAATAGTAAAGTTCACGAACGGCCTTACTTCATTGAATCAAGAACTATTGAAAAACTTTACACAACGACTATCATTGTCTCATTTAGACCTAACCTTATCTGTATTATATGTAATGTACAAAGGTAGTAAAAATAACCCAAAGAAGCAATGAAGTTAATGAATAATCAGTAACATTGTTTCTCAAGGAATTTATCTTTGCCAAATTATGACTCTTTCGTTAAATACATAGACTGGAAATAGAATAAAGACTTATACACACTTGCATGACAAGATTATCAAAATTTAGATGGGCTTACAAGGGGAGGGGGACAAGATAAAATGCAGAAAAGAAGAATAAATACTTTGTCTATCTATCAACATGCCTTTCCGTCTTCTGTAAATTATTCCCATACCACTCAACGTTTGTAAACTATTTTCGTACACTCCAAAGACAATACATGCTCTTTTGGCTTCTAAAAGATGCCTGATAGGCTTGCAATAGGTGCCCTTTTGAGGGCTAACTAACGCCCTTTTGAAGTCCAATTAAGCACCTTTTCTTTTGCGACTTCATAACCAATTGATTTACTGCTGTTTATAAACTCGCTTTTTACACGTGTTTTTCGTCTTTATTTTAGATGTTTTACTTAATTTTGTGTAATGATTTTTCAAAGTCTTATCTATAAATTCTCAAAGTATTAAACTACATTTTATAGAAATCATCACCCCCCAACACCCATCACCCCCCACCCACCAACATTAATCACCCATTAATTTCATAATCTCATTTTTTTTATGTAAGTTTGCGGAAAAATGGGTGTTGGGTGTTGATGAAGTGTAGCGTGCTGACTGTTAAATCACTTTATAGAAATCATCACCCCCCATCACCTATTACCCATCACCAAACAATATAATAAACATGAAACAGAACCTAAAACATGTTGTGCTTGTTGCAGGACTTGCTTGCACTGCACTCACAGGTCAGGCACAAAACGCAAGACCTAAGACCATGCAAACGGTCAGTAACGCACTTATGAAACAGAGTACATTACCCTTTAATGCTCCTGACTTTAGTCGTATCAAAGGTGAGGACTACCTCCCTGCCATCAAGGCGGGCATCGCTGAGCAGAGAGCTGAGATAAAGAAGATTACGGACAATAAGCAGAAACCTACCTTCGCCAATACCATCCTGGCTTACGAGCGGAGTGGAAAGGACTTGGAACGTATCTCAAACATCTTCTATGCTTTGGTATCGGCTGACAAAACGCCTGAGATTGAGAAGGCACAGGGAAGTATCGTACCGCTGATGACGGAGTTTGAGAATGAAATAAAGTTCAACCAGAAGTTCTTCCAGCGCATCAAGTATGTTTACGACCATGAATATAAGACGCTCAAGGGTGAAGATAAAAAGCTCTTAGAGGTTGTTTATAAGGACTTTACGCATGCAGGCGCACTACTCCCCAAAGAGAAGATGGCACGCATGCAGGAAATCAACAAGGAGTTGGCAAAACTTCAGCAGGAGTTTGGAGATATGCTTCCTAAGGCTGCCAATGAGGCTACCGTATGGGTCAGCGACGTGAAGGAATTAGCAGGACTCAGCGAGACGGACATCGCTCAGTGTAAGAAGGATGCTGAAAGTCGTGGTGGTAAGGCTCCTTATTGTATTGTGATTACGAATACTACCCAACAACCTATCCTTGCAAGTCTTGACAATCGTGCCCTGCGTGAGAAAGTTTACAATGCTTCAATCCATCGTACGGATGGCACGGGTGCTTATAATACTTTCCCCATCATCGTGAAGATTGCTCGTCTGCGTGCAGAGAAGGCTCAGCTGATGGGATATAAGAACTATGCTTCTTACTCGCTCTCAAAGACAATGGCGAAGAATACGGACAATGTATATGCCTTCCTGCATCAGATGATTGAGGCTTATAAGCCAAAGTCTGAAGCGCAAACAAAGGCTATTGAGAAGTATATGAATAAACAAGTGAACAAGTTAACGAGTGGACAAGTAGACAAGTTAACGGCTGAACAAGTTAACGCAAGTAACTCGTCTACTGGTCAACCTGTCAACTCGTTCACTCCACTCCAGCCTTACGACCGCTTCTATTATTCAGCAAAGATGAAGAAAGATCAGTACAGCTTCTCGGATGATGATGTGAAATCTTATTTCAATCTTGACTCTGTGCTCGTGAATGGTATCTTCTATGCTGCTCACCGTGTCTATGGACTTAACTTCCGTGAGCGTAAGGATATCCCAACTTATCACAAGGATATGAAAGTGTTTGACGTGCTTGATGCTGATGGTAAACAGTTGGCACTCTTCTATTGCGATTACTTCCGTCGTCCAACAAAACGTGGTGGTGCGTGGATGAGTGCCTTTCTCAAGCAAAGCTCTGATCGCAATCAGAAACCATTGGTTTTCAACGTTTGTAACTATGCTAAGGCTCCAGAGGGTCAGCCAACACTTCTTACTTGGGATGAAACTCAGACAATGTTCCACGAGTTTGGACACGCCCTGCATGGGATGCTTTCAAATTGTAAGTATAACACGTTGAGTGGTACGGCCGTATCACGTGACTTCGTGGAGATGCCATCACAGTTTAATGAGTCGTTTGCAAGTATTCCAGAGGTGTTCAACCACTATGCGCGCCACTATAAGACCAATGAACCTATGCCTGATGCCCTACGTGAGAAGATGCTCGGTTCGCTCAACTTCCTTTCAGCTTACTCATTGGGCGAGAATCTTGCTGCTACAAGCTTAGACATGGCTTGGCACTGTCTTTCTCCTTCTGAAATTCCATCTGCTGAAGAAGCACCAGCCTTTGAGAAAAAAGTGTTGGCGGATATGGGCTTACTGAACCATCAGATCCCTCCACGTTACTCTACTTCTTACTTCAACCACATCTGGGGTGGGGGATATGCAGCTGGTTATTACAGCTACCTGTGGAGTGAGGTGTTAGCCGTGAATATTGCCGACTACTTCAAGGCGCATGGTGCACTGACACGTAAGGTGGGTGATGACTTCCGCCAGAAGGTTCTCTCACGTGGTAACACTCGTGACCTTATGACCATCTTCTCTGACTTCACTGGTCTCAAAGCTCCTGATACAAAGGCATTGCTGAAAGCGAGGGGGATGTAAGAAAGTCAACCCAGCCTCACCCCCAGCCCCTCTCCAAGTGGAGAGGGGGAGTAGATAGCGTGACACCCTTATATGGTAGACAACATTATAGGAAAATGATAAGTCAAATAAAATCCTAATATACCAGATAAGTGATGAGAAATGATAAATCAAAAGATATTCAAACTGTTGGGGTATCTCGCTGTTCCCTCCCCTCCCTACGGGAGAGGGGAGGGTTGGGGGTGGGGTTTCTTTTGATCTTCCTCCTTCTCATTAACTTCGGCATAAAGGGCTATTGGAAGATGAAGCCCTATTCATTCGGTAGCGAGCTCAAAGAGGTCAGGGAGACCTGCCACAAAAAGGGATTTAGCGAAGACTATTGTATCCTCGTAGACTTCTCACGCCCATCGGGTGAGGACCGAATGGTCATCATCGACCTGAACACGTCATCCGTGCTTGACACTGGTCCCTGCGCACACGGCAGAGGAAAGGGAAACAGTGCGTGGAAACCAAATTTCTCAAACAAAAAGGGGAGCAGATGCTCGAGCCTCGGACATTTCAAGATTGCAGAGAAAAGCTATTCTGCTACCGTCGGACTGCGTTTCGCCCTTGACGGCTTAGACCCCACTAACGACAATGCTCGGCGGAGGAACATTCTTATCCATAGTTCCAAATATGTGGGTATAATGCACCACATCACCTCCTATCTTCCTCTCACCGATGCTTCGTGGGGATGCTTCACCACAAGCTCTGCTATGCTCAAGAAAATCGAAGACATCTGTGACAAGAGCAAGAACCCCATCCTGCTTTATGCTTATAAATAATCTTGATGAATAAAAGATTATGAAGAAACTGAAAAGAAAACTGTTCTGCATAATACTGATAGCACTTGCACCCCTCTGCATACGTGCTCAGAGTTTATGTGTCATAGATGGAGTACCCCTACCCGACACCCTCCTGCACGTTACCATTGACGAGATGCAGTCAGATTCGGCAAAACAGATTGTATCACATAGACTGAGACTTATTCCGCCTTATGCCATCGAATCAATACAGACTTTTTTGGCAGATGAACAGATAAGGCAAGCTAAAAACATTACATTCTGTAAAACACCAAGAGATATCATCATCATGCGAACCAACTCCTTTGCAGAACTACAATGGATAATAAACGGTAAACTAAGAAAACCACGAAAGAAGCTGACCATCATTGATTATAAGCTATCACCCCAACGTATAATGGAGGCTTTGCCAAGGCATATTAAGCCCACGGACATAGGCTCTGTCAACATCATTACTCATATAAACGATCCGCGACAAGAAAAACATCCAACTATCGTGATTAAGACAAAAAGCCTGACTACCAAATAATATGTAAGGCTTTTATCTAAAAAACATAAACCTATATCTGAAAATGAATAGACAACCACCATACAGCAAAGAAAACGAGCATAAGAATAATAGCAAACACTCAGCAAATAGGGCTCTCCCCCTTTCGGGGGAGCTGGAGGGGGCTTCTAGTGCTTCCTTCATCTCCCACTCCCTTTCCCTTCCCCTCCAAAGCGTTTCTGCAGTTCTCACCTTACTCGATGAGGGCTGTACGATACCTTTTATTTCGCGTTATCGTAAGGAGCGAACGGGGAACCTTGACGAGGTGCAGATAACCAATATCAGCGAACTCAATGATCGTTTGAAAGAACTCGGCAAGCGTAAGGAAACCATCCTCAAGACTATCCGTGAGCAAGAGAAACTGACACCAGAATTAGAAGCGAAGATTCTCGCCTGTATGGATTCCACAGAGTTGGAAGACATCTACCTACCTTATAAACCCAAACGCCGCACACGTGCTCAGATTGCACGTGAACAGGGATTGGAACCATTGGCGTTGGCAATAATGGGAAAAGCCTCCCCCAACCCCTCCGAAAGGAGGGGAGCGCCTATCCCCCCACATATCAGCAAAGAACTTGCAAGCTTATATCTCTCCTTTACTTCCCTTCGGTCAGTGACCCTTGGTTCGGGGGAGTCGGAGGGAGCTTTAGGGGCTTTAGACATCATTGCCGAGATTGTTTCCGAGAACCAGCAAGCACGCAATACCGTCCGCACGGCTTACCAGCGTGGAGCCGTCATCACATCGAAGGTCATCAAGAAGATGAAGGATACCGACGAGGCGCAGAAGTTCGCTGATTACTTCGATTTCTCCGAACCTCTCCGACGATGCAATAGCCATCGACTTCTTGCCATGCGTCGTGGTGAGAACCAAGGTATCTTGCGCGTAAGCATCACGATTGATAGCGAGGAATGTATCTCACGTCTCACCCGTCAATTCGTGCGTGGACACGGAGTTTGTCAGACCCTCGTCACCCAAGCCGTTGAAGACTCCTTCAAACGTCTTATCAATCCGAGCATTGAAAACGAATTTGCCGCACTGAGCAAGGATCGTGCTGACGAAGAAGCCATCAAGGTTTTTACCGAGAACCTCCGCCAGCTTCTTCTCTCTGCGCCCCTCGGTCAGAAGCGTGTCCTCGCCCTCGACCCTGGCTTTGCCAATGGATGTAAGATAGCTTGTCTTGACGAACAAGGTAACCTTCTGCATCATGAGATTATCTATCCGCATCCTCCTCGCAATCAGGTAAGACAAGCCACCGAAGCCCTGCAGAGGATGATAAACACATATAAGATTGAGGCCATTGCCATTGGTAATGGTACGGCAAGCAGGGAGAGTAAGGAGTTTGTGGAAAGAATAACGACCGAAACTACAACTGGCCCCTCCCCCTCACCCCTCCCCCATAGGGAGGGGAGTGATTACTGTCACTTGCCTAAAGGAAAACAACAATTTACAGATAATACGTCTCCTAACTTTGCAAAGCAGACTGATAATTACCATAATCCGAATAGTAAACCACAATCAACAGGACATACTACTCCCCTCCCTTTGGGAGAGGGGTCGGGGGAGGGGCCAGTTGGGTCCGCTTCTTCCTTATTTATCTTCCTTGTCTCCGAAGACGGCGCATCTATCTATTCCGCCTCTCCAGTGGCACGTGAAGAGTTCCCTGATGAAGATGTAACTACACGTGGAGCTGTATCCATCGGCAGGCGACTGATGGACCCGCTCGCTGAGCTTGTGAAGATTGATCCGAAGAGTATCGGTGTAGGGCAATATCAGCATGATGTTGATCAGTCAAAACTCAAGCACTCACTCGATCAAACGGTGATGAGTTGTGTCAATTTGGTGGGTGTCAATCCCAATACGGCATCCCGTCACCTACTCACATACGTCAGCGGACTCGGTCCTGCCCTTGCCCAGAACATTATTGATTATCGCCGTGAGCATGGTGCCTTCACCTCACGTGCCCAGCTCAGGAAGGTGAAGCGTCTGGGCGACACGGCTTTCCAGCAATGCGCAGGCTTCCTCCGCATCCCCAATGCCAAGAACCCGCTCGACAACTCTGCCGTTCATCCCGAGAGCTATCACATCGTTGAGCAGATGGCGAAGGACCTGAGGTGTACGATAAAGGAACTGATTGGCAATAAGAAACTCTTGGCTGAAATTGATGTCAAGAGATACTTCACCCCAACCAGCCTCACCCCCTTACCCCCCTCTCCTTCAGAGAGGGGGAGTGCTGGATATAGTTCGCTGAAAAGTGGGAATAATAGCAAGCCTTCATCTTATGAAAGCAAAAATGAAGCTCCCTCTCTGAAGGAGAGGGTGGGGGGTGAGGCCACCCTCCACGACATCCTCACCGAACTTGAGAAGCCTGGCCGTGACCCACGTGGAGAGGTGGAAGTCTTCGAATTCGACAAGAATGTCCACACCCTCAACGACCTCATCGTAGGAATGGAACTCTCTGGCATCGTGACGAATATCACCAACTTTGGTGTCTTCGTTGACATCGGTGTCCATCAAGACGGCCTTGTCCACATCTCCCAGCTCTCCGACCGCTTCGTCACCGACCCCACACAAGTCGTACGCCTTCATCAGCACGTCCGTGTTCGTGTCGTCGAAGTCGATATGCGTCGCAAACGTATCGGGTTGAGTATGAAGAATATAAAACAATAAAACAAATGAATCAGACAAAGAAAATCCTTGTTTACTTAGGTTGTATCGCGTTTACCGCCTTGGGCATATGGCTTCTTACCATAGAAAACCCCACCACAACTTATCCACTATGGACAATAAGAGTTGCTGGCATCCTCTCCATCATCTTCTTTGGTGGTGGCGGCTTGTTTATGGCTTATAAAATGATAAAGCTCCTCATAAACCATAAGAAAGAAATAGAATTTACCGATAGAGGTATCTCTATCTGCGGAGCTGAGGAAATATTATGGAACGAGATAGCCGACTTCTCCCTAATACGTTTTAAAGGAAACAGGTTGATAACCATTCAGATGAAAGACCCTGAAAAGGTTATCGCAAACGAATCTTCATGGATAAAACGCAAGACAATGGAGTATAACCTCAAGACTATCAACGCCCTTTACTCCTTTCCTGCCTATATGATGGCTGGACGAGCAGAAGAAGCACTTACGCTATGCAGACTGAACATGGTAAAACATCAAAAGCCATAGCAATAAATAACTCCTCACACTTAGTATTAAGCTCAATAATATGGATGAGGATATATTACTATACATCAGCTCTATTATCTGCGTACTCCTCACAATCTATCAGATATTCAATCGCCAGAAAGAAGCAGGTGTCTTATCAGCTATTGTATTATTAGGTTACTCTCTCCCACTCTATTATCTCATCTTCTTTCGTTCAGAATACGGAGCTGGTCTCACATGGTGGTTTTATCTTCTTGTGCTAAACCTCATATACATCCTCTCAACAGCGATACACCTCATTTTTAAGTATATCAAGGGAAGATATATCTCCTCCCTTTAAAATAAATCAATGAAATCTATGGGAATGCTTTTTGTTCTTATTTTCTGGGCAATCGTTTTTGTAGTTCTATCCCTTATATTAGGACTGATAACGTTACCTTTCTCTTACTTCCTTTGCAAAAGACAAAGGAAGAGAAAGATGGTTCTATCATTCCTCACACCAGGAGTATTTATTGGGATATACGCTGTAAGTAGTTTTGTGTGTATGATTATCATTGCTATCATTCTTGGTTCTGACATTGGTATCGGTGATAGCTGGTCTATCCCACTAAAGAATGGCTATGAACTTACCTCAGTTGATACGCCCGAATATGCTAATATCAATAGCAGAAACGATCCGTTGAAAGAAAACCTTATTGATGGGATTACACATATACAAGTGGTTGGAGACTCTGTCATAGGAAAAGGGGCTGATGGAAACTACTTCATCTTCAACCTACAAAATGGTGACAAGGAAGATAACCTAAGCTATCAAAATTTCGCAACAAAAATGAAATCAAGATCCATTACACTCGTTAATAATAATACCTACTATTGGGAACAACGCAAAGTTCCCTATATAATTGCGGGCATCTTTTGCCTTCTTATAACCATTTTAGCCATAAAAACTCTTTGGCGAATAGGTCTAATTTACTAATCTTTTATTTCATATATGTAACTTACCATTATTCCAACCAATACCCTAAGATACATCTAAACTACACAAAACATATCTATCAAACCCTCCTTCCTTTGGGAGGAGCTGGAGGTGGGTATCCAAAAAGAGGATTCCTCCATGAAGAATCCTCATAATCTTTAGAAGTCACCAACCTCCCTATCCAGTCCCTGCCTTAGCAAAGACTTAGAGGCGGACTCTATTCTTTCCCTCCTTGAAAAAGCCAGACAAATAAATAGGAGTAAGCAATAACTCTTCCCTCTTCAGTATCTAACCCTCCTCCCTTCGGGAGGAGCTGGAGGTGGGTATTACTTTACCTTGTCAACAATAGCTTTGAAAGCTTCCTGATTGTTAACAGCAAGGTCAGCGAGCACCTTACGGTTAATCTCGATACCAGCCTTGTGCAATGCACCCATCAACTGGCTGTAGCTCATGTCATAAAGGCGAGCAGCAGCATTGATACGCTGAATCCACAATGCGCGGAAGTTACGCTTCTTGTTACGACGGTCACGATAAGCATAAGTCAAACCCTTCTCATAGGTGTTCTTTGCTACCGTCCAGACATTCTTGCGGGCACCATAGTAACCCTTGGTCTGCTTCAGAATTCTTGTTCTCTTTGCTTTAGAAGCAACATGATTGACTGATCTTGGCATAGTTTTTCTTTCCTTTTAATTTGTTTGACTAATTAATTAACGGAGATTGAGCAAGTCGCGTACCTGCTTCAAGTTTGTACCATCCACGAGCGTCTGGTGAACAAGGTTTCTCTTCTGTTTCTTTGTCTTCTTAGTCAGAATGTGACTGTGGTAAGCGTGATGACGTTTAATCTTACCAGTACCGGTGAACGTGAATCTCTTCTTTGCGCCGGAATTTGTCTTCTGTTTTGGCATTTTTGTAAAATTTAAAATTGTTATTTATATTCATCTGTGGCAACGTATATACCAGGACGTTACGCACAGGCTGCTCTTATCCGCCCTCTCCATAAGAGTGAGCTTCAATGAGCGTTAGTCATTATTCAACTTTTTCAGTGCATCGGCACCATTCTTAGCATTAGCGAATAATCCGCCATCGGCCTTCGTCTCCTCAATAGCTGCCTTTGCACCAGCTTCTGCTTCCTCACGGTCGCGCTTCTGCTGACTCTTCTTAGCGACACCAGCTTTCTTAGGTGCAAGATAGAGGAACATCTTCTTACCCTCGAGCTTTGGTAACTGCTCTACCTTTGCCAACTCCTCAAGGTCGTTCGCAAAACGCAACAGCAATACCTCGCCCTGCTCTTTGAAGAGGATTGAACGACCACGAAAGAATACGTAGGCGCGTACCTTATTTCCTGCATTGAGGAACTCCTGCGCATGCTTAAGCTTAAACTTATAGTCGTGCTCATCCGTTTGAGGTCCGAAACGAATCTCTTTCACCTCTTGCTTCACCTGCTTCTGCTTCATCTCTTTCTGATGCTTCTTCTGCTGGTAGAGGAACTTAGAATAGTCGATGATACGACAAACGGGTGGC from Prevotella melaninogenica includes the following:
- a CDS encoding ABC-F family ATP-binding cassette domain-containing protein, with translation MISIDGLTVEFGVKPLFKDVSFVINERDRIALVGKNGAGKSTMLKILCGMQKPTSGVVSVPNDTTIGYLSQVMKLSDDTTVKEETRKAFADKTKIEEKLKKMEQEMAERTDYESEGYAELVERFTTEHERYMMMGGENYEAEIERTLTGLGFSRDDFDRPTREFSGGWRMRIELAKILLRKPDVLLLDEPTNHLDIESIQWLEQFLSQSAKAVVLVSHDRAFVNNVTNRTLEITCGHVEDYRVKYDEYLVLRKERREQQLRAYENQQKEIADTKAFIERFRYQATKAVQVQQRIRQLEKIVPIEVDEIDNSAMRLKFPPCLRSGDYPVIAEGLGKTYPSRLHSDGPGQTVFEGVDLIIKRGEKVAFVGKNGEGKSTFVKCIMGEIPFDGTLKIGHNVQIGYFAQNQAQLLDENLTIYETIDRVATGDMRLRINDLLGAFMFGGETSEKYVKVLSGGERSRLAMIKLLLEPVNLLILDEPTNHLDIASKEVLKEAIKAFDGTAIIVSHDREFLDGLVSKVYEFGGGKVKEHLGGIYDWLRSPLQLPQKGESAENLSLTSSKSSNSRKAAMESSDSRNASPLLSEGSGEASGGTLSYAERKEQQKKIRKAQRAVDESEAKIAKLEARKSELDELLMAPENASNMELVTEYTNLQRELDEENDRWLVRSEELETLNLEL
- a CDS encoding M3 family metallopeptidase, translated to MKQNLKHVVLVAGLACTALTGQAQNARPKTMQTVSNALMKQSTLPFNAPDFSRIKGEDYLPAIKAGIAEQRAEIKKITDNKQKPTFANTILAYERSGKDLERISNIFYALVSADKTPEIEKAQGSIVPLMTEFENEIKFNQKFFQRIKYVYDHEYKTLKGEDKKLLEVVYKDFTHAGALLPKEKMARMQEINKELAKLQQEFGDMLPKAANEATVWVSDVKELAGLSETDIAQCKKDAESRGGKAPYCIVITNTTQQPILASLDNRALREKVYNASIHRTDGTGAYNTFPIIVKIARLRAEKAQLMGYKNYASYSLSKTMAKNTDNVYAFLHQMIEAYKPKSEAQTKAIEKYMNKQVNKLTSGQVDKLTAEQVNASNSSTGQPVNSFTPLQPYDRFYYSAKMKKDQYSFSDDDVKSYFNLDSVLVNGIFYAAHRVYGLNFRERKDIPTYHKDMKVFDVLDADGKQLALFYCDYFRRPTKRGGAWMSAFLKQSSDRNQKPLVFNVCNYAKAPEGQPTLLTWDETQTMFHEFGHALHGMLSNCKYNTLSGTAVSRDFVEMPSQFNESFASIPEVFNHYARHYKTNEPMPDALREKMLGSLNFLSAYSLGENLAATSLDMAWHCLSPSEIPSAEEAPAFEKKVLADMGLLNHQIPPRYSTSYFNHIWGGGYAAGYYSYLWSEVLAVNIADYFKAHGALTRKVGDDFRQKVLSRGNTRDLMTIFSDFTGLKAPDTKALLKARGM
- a CDS encoding murein L,D-transpeptidase catalytic domain-containing protein, which translates into the protein MKPYSFGSELKEVRETCHKKGFSEDYCILVDFSRPSGEDRMVIIDLNTSSVLDTGPCAHGRGKGNSAWKPNFSNKKGSRCSSLGHFKIAEKSYSATVGLRFALDGLDPTNDNARRRNILIHSSKYVGIMHHITSYLPLTDASWGCFTTSSAMLKKIEDICDKSKNPILLYAYK
- a CDS encoding Tex family protein, which encodes MNRQPPYSKENEHKNNSKHSANRALPLSGELEGASSASFISHSLSLPLQSVSAVLTLLDEGCTIPFISRYRKERTGNLDEVQITNISELNDRLKELGKRKETILKTIREQEKLTPELEAKILACMDSTELEDIYLPYKPKRRTRAQIAREQGLEPLALAIMGKASPNPSERRGAPIPPHISKELASLYLSFTSLRSVTLGSGESEGALGALDIIAEIVSENQQARNTVRTAYQRGAVITSKVIKKMKDTDEAQKFADYFDFSEPLRRCNSHRLLAMRRGENQGILRVSITIDSEECISRLTRQFVRGHGVCQTLVTQAVEDSFKRLINPSIENEFAALSKDRADEEAIKVFTENLRQLLLSAPLGQKRVLALDPGFANGCKIACLDEQGNLLHHEIIYPHPPRNQVRQATEALQRMINTYKIEAIAIGNGTASRESKEFVERITTETTTGPSPSPLPHREGSDYCHLPKGKQQFTDNTSPNFAKQTDNYHNPNSKPQSTGHTTPLPLGEGSGEGPVGSASSLFIFLVSEDGASIYSASPVAREEFPDEDVTTRGAVSIGRRLMDPLAELVKIDPKSIGVGQYQHDVDQSKLKHSLDQTVMSCVNLVGVNPNTASRHLLTYVSGLGPALAQNIIDYRREHGAFTSRAQLRKVKRLGDTAFQQCAGFLRIPNAKNPLDNSAVHPESYHIVEQMAKDLRCTIKELIGNKKLLAEIDVKRYFTPTSLTPLPPSPSERGSAGYSSLKSGNNSKPSSYESKNEAPSLKERVGGEATLHDILTELEKPGRDPRGEVEVFEFDKNVHTLNDLIVGMELSGIVTNITNFGVFVDIGVHQDGLVHISQLSDRFVTDPTQVVRLHQHVRVRVVEVDMRRKRIGLSMKNIKQ
- a CDS encoding STM3941 family protein, translating into MNQTKKILVYLGCIAFTALGIWLLTIENPTTTYPLWTIRVAGILSIIFFGGGGLFMAYKMIKLLINHKKEIEFTDRGISICGAEEILWNEIADFSLIRFKGNRLITIQMKDPEKVIANESSWIKRKTMEYNLKTINALYSFPAYMMAGRAEEALTLCRLNMVKHQKP